In the genome of Prionailurus viverrinus isolate Anna unplaced genomic scaffold, UM_Priviv_1.0 scaffold_45, whole genome shotgun sequence, one region contains:
- the MAEA gene encoding E3 ubiquitin-protein transferase MAEA isoform X2 — MAVQESAAQLSMTLKVQEYPTLKVPYETLNKRFRAAQKNIDRETSHVTMVVAELEKTLSGCPAVDSVVSLLDGVVEKLSVLKRKAVESIQAEDESAKLCKRRIEHLKEHSSDQPAAASMWKRKRMDRMMVEHLLRCGYYNTAVKLARQSGIEDLVNIEMFLTAKEVEESLERRETATCLAWCHDNKSRLRKMKSCLEFSLRIQEFIELIRQNKRLDAVRHARKHFSQAEGSQLDEVRQVMGMLAFPPDTHISPYKDLLDPARWRMLIQQFRYDNYRLHQLGNNSVFTLTLQAGLSAIKTPQCYKEDGSSKSPDCPVCSRSLNKLAQPLPMAHCANSRLVCKISGDVMNENNPPMMLPNGYVYGYNSLLSIRQDDKVVCPRTKEVFHFSQAEKVYIM, encoded by the exons GTGCCCTATGAAACGCTGAATAAACGCTTCCGGGCTGCTCAGAAAAACATTGACCGAGAGACGAGCCACGTCACCATGGTGGTGGCCGAGCTGGAGAAGACGTTGAGCGGCTGCCCCGCCGTGGACTCTGTGGTCAGCCTTCTGGATGGCGTGGTGGAGAAGCTCAGCGTCCTCAAGAGGAAG GCGGTGGAGTCCATCCAGGCGGAGGACGAGAGCGCCAAGCTGTGCAAGCGCAGGATCGAGCACCTCAAGGAGCACAGCAGCGACCAGCCCGCGGCGGCCAGCATGTGGAAGAGGAAGCGCATGGACCGCATGATGGTGGAGCACCTGCTGCGCTGCGGCTACTACAACACGGCCGTGAAGCTGGCCCGCCAGAGCGGCATCGAG GACTTAGTGAACATCGAGATGTTCCTGACTGCCAAAGAAGTGGAGGAGTCCCTGGAGAGGCGCGAGACCGCCACCTGCCTGGCCTGGTGCCACGACAACAAGTCCCGGCTGCGCAAGATGAAG AGCTGCCTGGAATTCAGCCTCAGGATTCAGGAGTTCATTGAACTCATCCGGCAGAACAAGAGACTGGACGCCGTGAG ACACGCGAGAAAGCATTTCAGTCAGGCCGAGGGGAGCCAGCTGGACGAGGTCCGCCAGGTCATGGGCATGCTGGCCTTCCCACCAGACACGCACATCTCGCCCTACAAG GACCTGCTGGACCCTGCCCGGTGGCGAATGCTGATCCAGCAGTTCCGGTACGACAACTACCGGCTGCACCAGCTGGGGAACAACTCCGTGTTCACCCTGACGCTGCAGGCTGGCCTCTCGGCGATAAAGACACC ACAGTGCTACAAGGAGGACGGCAGCTCCAAGAGCCCCGACTGCCCCGTGTGCAGCCGCTCCCTGAACAAGCTGGCGCAGCCGCTGCCCATGGCGCACTGCGCCAACTCCCGCCTGGTCTGCAAGATCTCCGGCGACGTGATGAACGAGAACAACCCGCCCATGATGCTGCCCAATGGCTACGTCTACGGCTACAAC TCTCTGCTGTCCATCCGTCAAGATGACAAAGTCGTGTGCCCGAGGACCAAAGAAGTGTTCCACTTCTCACAAGCCGAGAAAGTGTACATCATGTAG
- the MAEA gene encoding E3 ubiquitin-protein transferase MAEA isoform X1 produces the protein MAVQESAAQLSMTLKVQEYPTLKVPYETLNKRFRAAQKNIDRETSHVTMVVAELEKTLSGCPAVDSVVSLLDGVVEKLSVLKRKAVESIQAEDESAKLCKRRIEHLKEHSSDQPAAASMWKRKRMDRMMVEHLLRCGYYNTAVKLARQSGIEDLVNIEMFLTAKEVEESLERRETATCLAWCHDNKSRLRKMKGRQSEHDAKTGRKSRVASGSPKESEDLGMETIKGKPELSCLEFSLRIQEFIELIRQNKRLDAVRHARKHFSQAEGSQLDEVRQVMGMLAFPPDTHISPYKDLLDPARWRMLIQQFRYDNYRLHQLGNNSVFTLTLQAGLSAIKTPQCYKEDGSSKSPDCPVCSRSLNKLAQPLPMAHCANSRLVCKISGDVMNENNPPMMLPNGYVYGYNSLLSIRQDDKVVCPRTKEVFHFSQAEKVYIM, from the exons GTGCCCTATGAAACGCTGAATAAACGCTTCCGGGCTGCTCAGAAAAACATTGACCGAGAGACGAGCCACGTCACCATGGTGGTGGCCGAGCTGGAGAAGACGTTGAGCGGCTGCCCCGCCGTGGACTCTGTGGTCAGCCTTCTGGATGGCGTGGTGGAGAAGCTCAGCGTCCTCAAGAGGAAG GCGGTGGAGTCCATCCAGGCGGAGGACGAGAGCGCCAAGCTGTGCAAGCGCAGGATCGAGCACCTCAAGGAGCACAGCAGCGACCAGCCCGCGGCGGCCAGCATGTGGAAGAGGAAGCGCATGGACCGCATGATGGTGGAGCACCTGCTGCGCTGCGGCTACTACAACACGGCCGTGAAGCTGGCCCGCCAGAGCGGCATCGAG GACTTAGTGAACATCGAGATGTTCCTGACTGCCAAAGAAGTGGAGGAGTCCCTGGAGAGGCGCGAGACCGCCACCTGCCTGGCCTGGTGCCACGACAACAAGTCCCGGCTGCGCAAGATGAAG GGCCGCCAAAGCGAGCACGACGCGAAGACGGGACGGAAAAGTAGAGTGGCCAGTGGCTCCCCTAAAGAGAGTGAGGATCTTGGTATGGAAACCATAAAAGGAAAGCCAGAATTG AGCTGCCTGGAATTCAGCCTCAGGATTCAGGAGTTCATTGAACTCATCCGGCAGAACAAGAGACTGGACGCCGTGAG ACACGCGAGAAAGCATTTCAGTCAGGCCGAGGGGAGCCAGCTGGACGAGGTCCGCCAGGTCATGGGCATGCTGGCCTTCCCACCAGACACGCACATCTCGCCCTACAAG GACCTGCTGGACCCTGCCCGGTGGCGAATGCTGATCCAGCAGTTCCGGTACGACAACTACCGGCTGCACCAGCTGGGGAACAACTCCGTGTTCACCCTGACGCTGCAGGCTGGCCTCTCGGCGATAAAGACACC ACAGTGCTACAAGGAGGACGGCAGCTCCAAGAGCCCCGACTGCCCCGTGTGCAGCCGCTCCCTGAACAAGCTGGCGCAGCCGCTGCCCATGGCGCACTGCGCCAACTCCCGCCTGGTCTGCAAGATCTCCGGCGACGTGATGAACGAGAACAACCCGCCCATGATGCTGCCCAATGGCTACGTCTACGGCTACAAC TCTCTGCTGTCCATCCGTCAAGATGACAAAGTCGTGTGCCCGAGGACCAAAGAAGTGTTCCACTTCTCACAAGCCGAGAAAGTGTACATCATGTAG
- the MAEA gene encoding E3 ubiquitin-protein transferase MAEA isoform X3 translates to MAVQESAAQLSMTLKVQEYPTLKVPYETLNKRFRAAQKNIDRETSHVTMVVAELEKTLSGCPAVDSVVSLLDGVVEKLSVLKRKAVESIQAEDESAKLCKRRIEHLKEHSSDQPAAASMWKRKRMDRMMVEHLLRCGYYNTAVKLARQSGIETREKAFQSGRGEPAGRGPPGHGHAGLPTRHAHLALQGPAGPCPVANADPAVPVRQLPAAPAGEQLRVHPDAAGWPLGDKDTCYKEDGSSKSPDCPVCSRSLNKLAQPLPMAHCANSRLVCKISGDVMNENNPPMMLPNGYVYGYNSLLSIRQDDKVVCPRTKEVFHFSQAEKVYIM, encoded by the exons GTGCCCTATGAAACGCTGAATAAACGCTTCCGGGCTGCTCAGAAAAACATTGACCGAGAGACGAGCCACGTCACCATGGTGGTGGCCGAGCTGGAGAAGACGTTGAGCGGCTGCCCCGCCGTGGACTCTGTGGTCAGCCTTCTGGATGGCGTGGTGGAGAAGCTCAGCGTCCTCAAGAGGAAG GCGGTGGAGTCCATCCAGGCGGAGGACGAGAGCGCCAAGCTGTGCAAGCGCAGGATCGAGCACCTCAAGGAGCACAGCAGCGACCAGCCCGCGGCGGCCAGCATGTGGAAGAGGAAGCGCATGGACCGCATGATGGTGGAGCACCTGCTGCGCTGCGGCTACTACAACACGGCCGTGAAGCTGGCCCGCCAGAGCGGCATCGAG ACACGCGAGAAAGCATTTCAGTCAGGCCGAGGGGAGCCAGCTGGACGAGGTCCGCCAGGTCATGGGCATGCTGGCCTTCCCACCAGACACGCACATCTCGCCCTACAAG GACCTGCTGGACCCTGCCCGGTGGCGAATGCTGATCCAGCAGTTCCGGTACGACAACTACCGGCTGCACCAGCTGGGGAACAACTCCGTGTTCACCCTGACGCTGCAGGCTGGCCTCTCGGCGATAAAGACACC TGCTACAAGGAGGACGGCAGCTCCAAGAGCCCCGACTGCCCCGTGTGCAGCCGCTCCCTGAACAAGCTGGCGCAGCCGCTGCCCATGGCGCACTGCGCCAACTCCCGCCTGGTCTGCAAGATCTCCGGCGACGTGATGAACGAGAACAACCCGCCCATGATGCTGCCCAATGGCTACGTCTACGGCTACAAC TCTCTGCTGTCCATCCGTCAAGATGACAAAGTCGTGTGCCCGAGGACCAAAGAAGTGTTCCACTTCTCACAAGCCGAGAAAGTGTACATCATGTAG